In the Nocardia asteroides genome, GCGCCCGCGAAGGAGACCGCGATCCCGGCCAGCAGCCTGCGCGGGAACCCCTCCCCCAGGAACACCCCGCCGAGCAGCGCGATGAGCACCGGCCCGATGTTGACCACCATGGCCGCGGTGCCCGCGTCCACGTACTCCTCACTCCAGTTCAGCGCCACCATGTAGACGCCGAACCAGAGCACCCCGGTGATCGCGATCGCGCGCCACGCCGCGCGCGGCGGCAGCCCCTCGCCCACCACCAGCAGGATCAGCAGCAGCGTTACGGCGCCCGCCAGCAACCGGCCGAGCGCCAGCGCGCCCGGCGAGAAGTGCTCGCCCGCCGCCCGGATGAAGACGAAGGCCGAGGCCCAGAGCAGGACCGTCGCCCCGGCCGCCGCCGCGGCCCGCTGTCCCTCGGTTCCGATCGCACGCATCCGCCGAACCTAGTCCGCGCAGGGGTCCGCCGTCGCGCGGATTTCGGCCATCGCGCTGTCCGGCCCGGTCGTCGAGCGGTGGGCCGAAATTCGGTTGCCACGGGGCGCATCCCGGGGTCCGATGGGATCGTGCCCCCCTCCCGCGATCTCACCGGCCGCGTCGCCGTGGTCACCGGCGTCGGCCGCCGGGCCGGTATCGGCTTCGCCGTCGCCCGGCGGCTCGCCGAGCGCGGCGCCGCGCTCTACCTCGCGCACTGGCGCCCGCACGACGAGCGGCAGCCGTGGGGCGCCGACGACACCGGCGCCTTGCGCGCCGAACTCGCCACCACCACGACGGTGGTCGACCGCGCCGTCGATCTCGCCCTTCCCGACGCCGCGCACCGGCTGATCGAGGATGCCGTCGCCGAGTTCGGCCACCTCGACATCCTGGTCGCCAACCATGCCCGCAGCGGCGGCGACGGCACGCTGCTCGAGCTGGACGCCGCCATGCTGGACGGGCACTGGGCGGTCGACGCCCGCTCGGTGCTGCTGCTCACCCAGGCGTTCGCCCGGCAGTACCGGCCGGAGCGCGGCGCGGTGCCGGACCGCGGCCGGGTCGTCTGGCTCACCTCCGGCCAGCACCTCGGCCCGATGCCGGGCGAGATCGCCTACGCGGCGGCCAAATCGGTGCTGGCCGGGCTCACGCCGACGGTGGCGGACGAGCTCATCGAGCTCGGGATCGTGCTGAACACCGTCAACCCGGGCCCGGTCGACACCGGCTACCTCTCCCTCGGCAGCACCGGCCTCGACCCCGCCGTCGCCGCCGCCGTGCACGCCGCCTTCCCGCGCGGCCGGGCGGGCGAACCGGACGATCCGGCCCGGCTCATCGCCTGGCTGATCTCCGACGAGGGCCGCTGGATGGTGGGCCAGGTCCTCGACTCCGAGGGCGGCTTCCGCCGCGCCCGCTGGTAGCGGAGAACAGACCGCCGGTTAGAGTGGCACCACGGATGCCGGTCCGGGGAGTTCCGGCGCCTGGCGCGAGGAGAGCAGCCGATGAGCGATCGGCCCGGTTCGACCGCGGTGCCCGGAGCAGGGTCGCGCACCGCCGCCGACGCGCTCGCGCCCTGGCGCGGCCGCCGCTACGTCGCACTCGGCAGCTCCTTCGCCTCCGGGCCCGGCATTCCGCCGCGCGCCACCGGCTCGGCGCGCGCGGCGGGCCGGTCCGGCCGCAACTACCCGCACTTGATCGCCGCCGCGGCCGGGCTGCGGCTCACCGATGTCACCAGCTCCGGCGCGACCTGCGCGCACATCCTGCACGAGCGGCAGTACGGCAGCCCCCCGCAGCGCATGGCCGTCACCCCGGACACCGACCTGGTGACGGTGACCATCGGCGGCAACGACATCGGGCTGACGGCGTTCCTGATCGCCCGGCGCATGCCGTCGCCGGTGCGGCTGCTGCCCGCCGCCCGCCGCTCCGCCGACGAGGCAGCCACCGGGCGGGCGCTCGGCGGGATCGAGGAGCGGCTGAACCGGGTGTTCGGCACGGTGCGCGACCAGGCGCCGAACGCACGTTTGCTGGTGGTGAACTACCTGTCGGTTCTCGGCCCGCCGCTGCCCGGCGAATCACCGACCGACCGGCACTACCGCTACCTCGCGGAATCACTCGCCGACCGCACCGCCGCGGCCGCGGAGCGGGCGGGCGGGCAGCTGATCGACGTCCGCACCCCGAGCCTCGCGCACGCCCCCGGCTCCCCCGTCCCGTGGACGTCGGACTTCTTCGTCCCGGTACCGGGACGCCCCGCCCACGGCACACCCTGCCACCCCACCGCCGCGGGGATGGCGGCAGTGGCCGACCTCGTACTGGCCCGGCTACGGACCCTGGCCCCGGTCGGCTGACGCGCCCGTCGGCTGGGGTCGGCGCGGGTGCGGGTCAGCACGGGTGAGCAGCGCCTTGCGACGCCTGCCCGGTGCCGCCCGGTGCGGCCGCCCCGGGAAAACTACGGCGCCGGAGCGGGTGGGGCCGGGAGCGGGATGGTGATGCCGAAGGGAAGGACGAGGCCGGGGGGCGGCGGGGTCGCCGCGTCCGGGCCGGGGGCGACCGGCTGCCCGTCCGGGCCGAACTCCACCGGCGCCTGCCCCTGCGGCGCCACCTGCTGCGGGGCGGGCACCGGCGCCTCGCGCGGCAGCTCCTCGGCG is a window encoding:
- a CDS encoding SDR family oxidoreductase, producing MPPSRDLTGRVAVVTGVGRRAGIGFAVARRLAERGAALYLAHWRPHDERQPWGADDTGALRAELATTTTVVDRAVDLALPDAAHRLIEDAVAEFGHLDILVANHARSGGDGTLLELDAAMLDGHWAVDARSVLLLTQAFARQYRPERGAVPDRGRVVWLTSGQHLGPMPGEIAYAAAKSVLAGLTPTVADELIELGIVLNTVNPGPVDTGYLSLGSTGLDPAVAAAVHAAFPRGRAGEPDDPARLIAWLISDEGRWMVGQVLDSEGGFRRARW
- a CDS encoding SGNH/GDSL hydrolase family protein encodes the protein MSDRPGSTAVPGAGSRTAADALAPWRGRRYVALGSSFASGPGIPPRATGSARAAGRSGRNYPHLIAAAAGLRLTDVTSSGATCAHILHERQYGSPPQRMAVTPDTDLVTVTIGGNDIGLTAFLIARRMPSPVRLLPAARRSADEAATGRALGGIEERLNRVFGTVRDQAPNARLLVVNYLSVLGPPLPGESPTDRHYRYLAESLADRTAAAAERAGGQLIDVRTPSLAHAPGSPVPWTSDFFVPVPGRPAHGTPCHPTAAGMAAVADLVLARLRTLAPVG